In the genome of Candidatus Omnitrophota bacterium, one region contains:
- a CDS encoding transketolase codes for MQNKINFLKMKANWVRKQVLESIMLAGKGHLGGTFSCIDILVGLYYAGILRVDPQHPRWEDRDRFVVGKGHACLAFYHIWIDLGFLDASELENFAKNKSKLGGQLNISTPGVEYNSGSLGHAVGIAAGMALAAKMNAKKYKTIFLIGDGESAEGSIWESAMFASKHKLNNLIGIIDRNRLSVTDVIEEDDGSGRLDCKFEACGWKAINIDGHCFPQILSAFDHLEQLQQPLIIIADTVKGKGVSFMENGIKWHHSIPSREEFELAKRELEREI; via the coding sequence ATGCAAAATAAAATTAATTTTCTTAAAATGAAGGCGAATTGGGTGCGTAAGCAGGTGTTAGAATCGATTATGCTGGCCGGTAAGGGGCATTTGGGCGGCACCTTTTCCTGTATAGATATCTTGGTGGGCCTATATTACGCAGGAATACTACGTGTTGACCCTCAACATCCAAGATGGGAAGACCGGGATAGATTTGTGGTTGGTAAAGGACATGCCTGTTTAGCTTTTTATCATATATGGATTGATTTGGGTTTCCTGGACGCATCTGAATTAGAAAATTTTGCTAAGAATAAAAGTAAATTAGGCGGCCAACTTAACATTAGCACTCCCGGGGTAGAATATAATAGCGGTTCATTGGGGCATGCTGTAGGTATAGCAGCGGGCATGGCATTAGCGGCAAAGATGAACGCAAAAAAGTATAAAACCATTTTTCTTATTGGTGACGGTGAATCTGCTGAAGGCTCCATTTGGGAATCCGCAATGTTTGCCAGTAAGCACAAACTAAATAACCTTATCGGAATTATTGATCGTAACAGATTATCAGTCACTGATGTTATAGAAGAAGATGACGGTTCAGGAAGATTAGACTGCAAATTTGAAGCCTGCGGCTGGAAGGCTATTAATATAGATGGGCATTGCTTCCCCCAGATATTATCCGCTTTTGATCATTTAGAACAACTCCAGCAGCCGTTGATTATTATTGCTGATACGGTTAAGGGTAAGGGAGTTTCTTTTATGGAGAACGGGATTAAATGGCATCATAGCATACCCAGTAGAGAAGAATTTGAACTGGCCAAAAGAGAATTAGAGCGGGAGATTTAG
- a CDS encoding thiamine pyrophosphate-binding protein, translating into MIRVADYIAKFIYKHKVSHVFMLSGGGSIFLDDGVACHKKLKAICVRNEASAPMMAEAYAKITGNIGVVYVTTGPGGANAVSGLTEAWVDSAPVLVISGQVQSNHATYNIGIDNLRTFGTQELNIIKVVESITKYAVMVNHPEEIRYHLEKAFYLAKDGRPGPVWLDIPLDVQSAQVDENKLAGYKPPNLKQCIIVDNKIGLLADKVIELLRSAKRPLIVAGQGVRIANAVKHLRELLETLDVPIIFSRMGQDILEYSHKNNFGHGGIKGLRYTGFIMKESDFILSLGCRLSVQFVGINFDAFSPESKIAVVDIDEAELSKPGVPIDLPILSDAGTFIKELLARIKGKKLPLYKDWMDKCQGYKDSYPLIRAEHKKNPIDLYYFVDLLDKLSGKDDIFVSDAGSSYYVAGQALTFKDGQREITSGAFASMGLAIPLAIGCSVADNNKQILAITGDGSLELNIQELKTVSYYGLNIKLFVINNGGYVSIRNTQDNVCSSRYIGSDSASGVETLNLRKVADAFGLAYSRIDRHQDIRRKLKSIMLRPGPIFVEVVCDRNQKIIESIKDDIRMLNAK; encoded by the coding sequence ATGATTAGAGTAGCAGATTATATAGCAAAGTTCATATACAAACATAAAGTTTCGCATGTATTTATGCTTTCTGGCGGGGGATCAATCTTTCTTGATGATGGGGTGGCCTGTCATAAGAAACTCAAAGCCATTTGCGTTAGAAATGAAGCAAGTGCTCCGATGATGGCAGAGGCTTATGCTAAAATTACCGGCAATATAGGCGTTGTATATGTTACTACCGGCCCCGGAGGAGCCAACGCGGTATCCGGATTAACAGAGGCATGGGTTGATTCTGCCCCTGTTTTGGTTATTTCTGGACAGGTCCAAAGCAACCATGCAACATATAACATCGGTATTGATAATTTAAGGACGTTTGGCACTCAAGAACTAAATATTATCAAAGTGGTTGAGTCAATAACCAAATACGCGGTAATGGTCAATCATCCTGAAGAGATAAGATACCATTTAGAAAAAGCGTTTTATTTGGCAAAAGATGGACGTCCTGGGCCAGTCTGGCTTGATATTCCATTAGATGTGCAGTCAGCACAGGTGGATGAAAATAAACTTGCTGGGTATAAACCACCTAATCTTAAGCAGTGCATTATTGTAGATAATAAAATTGGCCTTTTAGCTGATAAGGTAATCGAGCTTTTACGTTCAGCAAAAAGGCCGCTCATTGTTGCAGGTCAAGGTGTGCGTATTGCCAATGCTGTTAAACATCTGCGAGAATTGCTAGAAACATTAGATGTTCCGATTATTTTCTCTCGTATGGGGCAAGACATTCTTGAGTATTCGCATAAAAATAATTTTGGCCATGGCGGCATAAAGGGATTAAGGTATACGGGTTTTATTATGAAGGAAAGTGATTTTATTTTAAGTTTGGGATGTCGTTTAAGCGTGCAGTTTGTTGGAATCAACTTTGACGCGTTTTCGCCTGAATCTAAAATCGCCGTTGTTGACATAGATGAAGCGGAATTAAGTAAACCCGGAGTACCAATCGATTTGCCTATACTGTCTGATGCAGGCACATTTATTAAAGAGTTGCTCGCTAGAATTAAAGGCAAGAAACTCCCCTTATATAAGGATTGGATGGATAAATGTCAGGGATACAAAGATAGCTATCCTTTGATTAGAGCTGAACATAAGAAAAATCCCATAGATTTATATTATTTTGTTGATCTGCTGGACAAACTGTCCGGAAAGGATGACATATTTGTTAGTGACGCTGGCTCTTCATATTATGTTGCAGGCCAGGCCCTGACTTTCAAAGACGGCCAACGTGAAATTACATCCGGGGCATTTGCTTCTATGGGTTTAGCTATTCCTTTAGCTATAGGATGCAGTGTCGCTGACAATAATAAACAGATTTTGGCAATAACCGGAGATGGCTCCTTAGAATTAAATATACAGGAATTAAAAACAGTTTCTTACTATGGGCTTAACATTAAGTTATTCGTAATTAATAACGGTGGCTATGTTTCTATTCGTAATACCCAGGATAATGTTTGTTCTTCAAGGTATATTGGCTCAGATTCTGCCAGTGGAGTGGAAACTTTGAACCTGAGAAAAGTTGCTGATGCTTTTGGCCTGGCATATTCCCGTATCGATAGGCATCAGGATATTCGCCGGAAATTAAAGTCTATAATGTTAAGGCCTGGACCGATTTTCGTTGAGGTGGTCTGTGATCGAAATCAGAAAATTATTGAATCTATTAAAGACGATATAAGGATGCTTAATGCAAAATAA
- a CDS encoding pyridoxal phosphate-dependent aminotransferase: MFALLAKAREMERSGSRIVHLEIGDPDFSSPDNVINAAKKALDGGLTHYVNSMGMMEFRQAIVEYITTNYGFTPDVNQVLVCPANAIIDFTVRCVANPGDEIIYPDPGFPTYHSVIVYNGMKPVGIQLKEENLFQMDPAAVRKNITDKTRLIIINSPQNPTGSVMSQDEILAIAKIAAEEDIYLLTDEVYSRLIYNAQHYSPSVVDCCRERTVILNSLSKVYSMSGWRLGYAVGPEKLIGKMGLLLQTIISCLPGFTQSAGITALSIDRGFVEQRVKVLKQRRDLLISGLNSLPGVSCLSPEGAFYAFANIKNTGMTSEEYSDKLLACAGVCVLPGNCFGRFGEGFIRLCYASLSFSAIEEALDKMKRFHAGIS; encoded by the coding sequence ATGTTCGCGTTGCTTGCCAAGGCCAGAGAAATGGAAAGGTCCGGGAGCAGAATTGTTCATTTAGAGATTGGTGATCCGGATTTCAGCTCACCGGATAATGTTATTAATGCGGCTAAGAAGGCGCTGGACGGTGGCTTGACTCATTATGTCAACTCTATGGGGATGATGGAATTCAGGCAGGCAATTGTAGAATACATAACAACCAACTACGGATTTACACCAGATGTTAACCAAGTATTGGTTTGTCCGGCAAATGCTATAATTGATTTTACCGTGCGCTGCGTAGCCAATCCTGGGGATGAGATTATTTATCCCGATCCTGGTTTTCCAACTTACCATTCAGTAATTGTTTATAATGGAATGAAGCCAGTAGGTATACAACTTAAGGAAGAAAATCTTTTTCAGATGGACCCTGCCGCGGTGCGGAAGAATATTACGGATAAAACAAGGTTAATTATTATTAATTCACCCCAAAATCCTACCGGTTCGGTTATGTCGCAAGATGAAATTCTGGCAATCGCTAAGATCGCAGCAGAAGAAGATATCTATCTTTTAACCGATGAGGTTTATTCACGATTAATTTATAATGCCCAACATTATTCTCCTTCTGTTGTAGATTGTTGCCGTGAAAGGACAGTTATATTGAATAGCCTGTCAAAAGTCTATTCAATGTCAGGGTGGCGCCTGGGATATGCTGTGGGTCCGGAAAAACTTATAGGGAAAATGGGGTTGCTTTTACAGACTATAATTTCATGCCTGCCTGGGTTTACTCAAAGTGCAGGCATAACCGCATTATCAATAGACCGGGGATTTGTAGAGCAGAGGGTTAAGGTGTTAAAACAACGTCGTGATTTGCTGATTTCAGGATTAAACTCTCTGCCGGGTGTCTCATGTTTGTCTCCAGAGGGGGCATTTTATGCCTTTGCAAATATTAAAAATACCGGAATGACTTCTGAAGAGTATTCAGATAAATTGCTTGCTTGTGCAGGGGTATGTGTTTTGCCTGGTAATTGTTTTGGTAGGTTTGGCGAAGGGTTCATCCGTCTATGTTATGCAAGTTTATCTTTTTCTGCAATCGAAGAAGCGTTGGATAAAATGAAAAGATTCCATGCGGGAATTAGTTAA
- a CDS encoding pyruvate dehydrogenase complex E1 component subunit beta yields the protein MRIISYCDALREAMIQEMQRDDKVFVYGIGVPDHKAIFGSTAGLVERFGEKRCFDTPLSEDAMTGFGLGSALNGMRPVHIHIRIDFMLLAFNQIANMLSSHNYSSCGLLKVPMVIRGIIGRGWGQGFQHSKSMYSTFAHIPGLKVVLPTTASDAKGLLISAIRDDNPVIFIEHRWLYWQEENVPEQSYTIPFGKGNILRKGSDVTIVATSWMNVEAIFAAEILAKSGASVEIIDPRTIVPLDEDLIMASVEKTGRCIVVDNDWEFCGFSAEVAALVSSKCFNNLKAPVKRIGFARTPCPTARHLENEFYPNAKSIIREVEDMLGLKPVSLEGIEFYSHEKRFKGPF from the coding sequence ATGAGGATAATTAGCTATTGCGATGCTTTGCGTGAAGCAATGATTCAGGAGATGCAGAGAGATGATAAGGTTTTTGTCTATGGCATCGGAGTTCCTGATCATAAGGCTATTTTTGGGTCTACCGCAGGGCTTGTAGAGCGCTTTGGAGAGAAACGTTGTTTTGATACACCTCTATCCGAAGATGCTATGACTGGTTTTGGTTTGGGATCCGCACTTAACGGTATGCGTCCCGTACATATACATATTAGAATTGATTTTATGCTTTTAGCGTTTAATCAGATTGCGAACATGCTTTCTAGCCACAACTATTCATCCTGTGGATTACTGAAAGTGCCGATGGTAATCCGGGGAATAATTGGGCGCGGATGGGGGCAAGGTTTTCAACATAGTAAGAGCATGTATTCAACCTTTGCGCATATTCCTGGGCTAAAAGTTGTTCTTCCAACTACTGCTTCTGATGCTAAGGGGCTGCTTATCTCTGCTATTCGGGATGATAATCCTGTGATCTTTATTGAGCATCGCTGGCTTTATTGGCAGGAAGAAAACGTGCCTGAGCAATCTTACACTATACCTTTTGGGAAAGGAAATATTCTACGCAAAGGCTCTGATGTTACAATCGTTGCAACTTCATGGATGAACGTAGAAGCCATTTTTGCGGCAGAAATATTAGCAAAATCCGGAGCAAGTGTTGAGATAATTGATCCCCGGACAATCGTTCCATTGGATGAAGATTTAATTATGGCTTCGGTTGAAAAAACCGGCAGATGTATTGTTGTTGATAATGATTGGGAGTTTTGCGGTTTTAGTGCTGAAGTGGCGGCGTTGGTGTCCTCTAAGTGCTTTAATAATCTTAAAGCTCCGGTAAAAAGAATTGGTTTCGCGCGTACTCCTTGCCCTACGGCCAGGCATCTAGAAAACGAATTCTATCCCAATGCTAAAAGTATTATTAGGGAAGTCGAAGATATGCTGGGCCTAAAACCTGTAAGCTTGGAGGGTATAGAATTTTATAGCCATGAGAAAAGATTTAAGGGTCCGTTTTAA
- a CDS encoding thiamine pyrophosphate-dependent dehydrogenase E1 component subunit alpha, with product MRKDLNIQLYKKMYLIRVAEEQIREYYPEDEMKTPMHMSMGAEAIAAGVCHALNNADQIFTTYRSHAGFLAKTADVGEFFSEMYAKDTSSVKGKGGSMHLCLPNKGFMGTSAIVSAHIPVAVGCAWANKINKNKRIVVVFFGDGATDEGGFWESINLASLMRIPVIFVCEDNELAVHTFAKKRRGYDSITQIIEKFHCGVIESDTTDVEEIYNLVSNAITLVRKKPRPYFMNFKYYRYLEHVGINYDFDAGYRSKKQFQKWFKKDPVFMQRLKLLRNGIDECSIRKIESEMSKNIVSAIENAKKAAVSGSDQLHKGVFNEDN from the coding sequence ATGCGTAAAGATTTAAATATTCAGTTGTATAAAAAAATGTACTTAATCCGCGTTGCCGAAGAGCAGATTAGAGAATATTATCCTGAAGATGAGATGAAAACCCCTATGCATATGTCGATGGGCGCAGAGGCGATTGCTGCCGGGGTTTGTCACGCCCTAAATAATGCAGACCAGATTTTTACTACTTATAGGTCTCACGCAGGTTTTCTTGCCAAAACCGCAGATGTGGGAGAATTTTTCTCTGAAATGTATGCCAAGGATACATCTTCTGTAAAAGGTAAAGGCGGGTCTATGCATTTATGCCTGCCAAATAAAGGTTTTATGGGCACATCGGCGATTGTTTCGGCTCATATTCCTGTGGCTGTGGGGTGTGCTTGGGCAAATAAGATAAATAAGAATAAAAGAATTGTAGTTGTATTTTTTGGAGATGGGGCCACAGACGAAGGTGGTTTTTGGGAAAGTATCAACCTCGCTAGTTTAATGCGGATACCGGTAATTTTTGTGTGCGAAGACAATGAGCTTGCCGTGCATACCTTTGCAAAAAAGCGCAGAGGATATGATTCAATAACTCAGATTATTGAAAAGTTTCATTGTGGGGTTATTGAAAGTGATACAACAGATGTAGAAGAAATTTATAATCTTGTTTCCAATGCCATTACTTTAGTACGAAAGAAACCCCGGCCGTATTTCATGAATTTTAAATATTATCGTTATCTGGAGCACGTGGGGATTAACTATGATTTTGATGCTGGATATAGAAGCAAGAAGCAGTTTCAGAAATGGTTTAAAAAAGATCCGGTGTTTATGCAACGGTTGAAACTTTTGAGAAATGGTATTGATGAATGCAGCATTCGTAAAATAGAAAGCGAAATGTCAAAAAATATTGTATCAGCAATTGAGAATGCGAAAAAAGCGGCAGTGAGCGGCAGTGATCAGCTGCATAAAGGGGTTTTTAATGAGGATAATTAG
- a CDS encoding GDP-mannose 4,6-dehydratase, protein MKKALITGITGMVGSHLADFLLENTDWDIYGMCRWRSSLENVEHLIHRANKQDRLYFIYGDLCDYISLQNAVDESRPDYVFHLAAQSYPTTSFSSPIQTLDTNILGTERLLEVLRKCSGINPIIHICSSSEVFGRVSKEKLPINEECPFHPASPYAISKTGTDLVGRFHAEAYGQKIIVTRMFTHTGPRRGDVFAESTFAKQIAMIEKKMIPPILKTGNLDSLRTWADVRDAVRAYFMLVTINPIPGEYYNIGGTYTCTIREMLNYLLSISIVKNIKVQTEISRLRPLDADLQVPDTKKFKAHTGWESQIPFEKTMQDLLDYWRDRVKSGRQFLTR, encoded by the coding sequence ATGAAAAAAGCATTAATTACCGGTATTACCGGAATGGTTGGTTCCCATTTGGCTGATTTCTTATTAGAGAATACAGATTGGGATATTTACGGTATGTGCCGTTGGCGCAGTTCTTTGGAAAACGTTGAGCATCTTATTCATCGGGCTAATAAGCAAGACCGCCTGTATTTTATATATGGTGATTTGTGCGATTATATTTCGTTGCAAAATGCTGTTGATGAGAGTCGGCCGGATTATGTATTTCATCTGGCCGCGCAAAGCTATCCAACTACAAGTTTTAGTTCTCCCATTCAAACTTTGGATACAAATATATTGGGGACTGAAAGATTGCTTGAGGTGTTGAGAAAATGTTCTGGTATTAACCCAATTATTCATATATGCTCTTCATCTGAGGTTTTTGGAAGAGTATCCAAAGAAAAATTACCAATAAATGAAGAATGTCCTTTTCATCCCGCGTCACCTTACGCTATTTCAAAAACTGGCACGGATTTGGTGGGCCGGTTTCATGCCGAGGCATATGGCCAAAAAATTATTGTTACCCGGATGTTTACCCATACAGGGCCCCGCCGGGGAGATGTTTTTGCTGAATCTACCTTTGCAAAACAAATCGCTATGATTGAAAAGAAGATGATCCCCCCGATATTAAAAACCGGCAATTTAGATTCTCTGCGCACATGGGCAGATGTCCGGGATGCCGTGAGGGCATATTTTATGTTAGTAACGATAAACCCGATACCGGGAGAATATTACAATATCGGTGGCACATATACTTGCACGATAAGAGAAATGCTTAACTATTTACTTTCTATCTCTATTGTTAAGAATATCAAGGTTCAGACAGAAATATCCAGGCTGAGGCCTTTAGATGCAGATTTGCAGGTTCCTGATACCAAGAAATTTAAAGCTCACACAGGTTGGGAATCTCAGATACCTTTTGAAAAAACTATGCAGGATTTGCTTGATTATTGGAGAGATAGGGTAAAATCAGGAAGGCAGTTTTTAACGCGTTAA
- a CDS encoding MarR family EPS-associated transcriptional regulator, with protein sequence MTEQLLKEDNLYIIREIETNPSATQRAISRKLGISLGKTNYLFKELIKKGLIKAKNFTNNPGKLKKINYLLTEKGIEEKLRLLQHFLKRREEEYNLLKKELETVSQSS encoded by the coding sequence ATGACTGAACAATTATTAAAGGAAGATAACCTTTATATTATCAGAGAGATAGAAACAAATCCCTCTGCCACGCAACGCGCGATTTCCCGCAAATTAGGCATATCTTTAGGCAAGACCAATTACCTCTTTAAGGAGCTTATCAAAAAGGGGTTGATTAAAGCCAAAAACTTCACAAATAACCCCGGAAAACTCAAAAAAATCAATTATCTTCTTACAGAAAAAGGGATAGAAGAAAAACTGCGCCTGCTGCAACATTTCCTGAAAAGAAGAGAAGAAGAATACAACCTGCTAAAGAAGGAGCTTGAAACGGTTAGTCAATCTTCTTAA
- a CDS encoding AAA family ATPase, whose product MSYQRLLNLDKISGSLFLFGPRMTGKTFLLRRLHPALFIDLLDPETELSFSRTPVIFWEKLQALYKNGLVIIDEVQRVPVLLDYVQKGIEEIGLRFILSGSSARKLRRGSANLLGGRALDLRLYPLTNVEVGKGFDINMALSYGTLPRVVTTFLEGKEDDVRRQLKAYGTIYIKEEVQAEALTRNVSAFQRFLSVAAQMNAETIEFASVARDSSVPMSTVKEYFSILEDTLLGDFLWPWDRSERKKARPKFYFFDCGVVRALQNRLVDPPTPQERVFLFETFFYNELKRMRDYHEKPYELSFWREGKNEVDILVKGSRGPIMAFECKTSTDTMSDATRIAFRRRFPKLPLFVVSLKDTHSRKLDNGVVVLPWRQALDTLLE is encoded by the coding sequence ATGAGTTATCAAAGACTGCTCAATTTAGATAAGATCTCAGGATCCCTGTTTTTGTTTGGGCCTCGTATGACAGGCAAGACTTTCTTATTGCGTCGGCTGCACCCAGCCTTGTTTATTGACTTATTGGATCCTGAGACAGAGCTTTCATTTTCACGAACTCCTGTTATATTCTGGGAAAAGCTGCAGGCTTTATATAAGAACGGCTTGGTAATTATAGATGAAGTCCAACGGGTTCCGGTGTTATTAGATTATGTGCAGAAAGGGATTGAGGAGATTGGCTTAAGATTTATCCTTTCTGGTTCTAGCGCGCGCAAGTTGCGGCGCGGTAGCGCTAACCTTCTAGGTGGAAGGGCGCTTGATTTAAGACTTTATCCTTTGACCAATGTTGAGGTCGGCAAGGGCTTTGATATTAATATGGCGTTGTCTTATGGAACATTGCCTCGCGTGGTAACAACATTCCTTGAGGGCAAGGAAGATGACGTGCGGCGGCAATTAAAGGCATATGGCACGATTTACATCAAAGAAGAGGTTCAGGCTGAAGCATTGACTCGTAATGTGAGCGCGTTTCAGAGATTTTTAAGCGTGGCGGCTCAAATGAACGCGGAGACAATTGAATTTGCTTCTGTGGCGCGCGATTCCTCGGTTCCCATGAGCACAGTAAAAGAATATTTTTCGATACTAGAGGATACGCTTTTGGGTGATTTTCTGTGGCCTTGGGACAGGAGCGAGCGTAAGAAGGCGCGGCCAAAGTTTTATTTCTTTGATTGCGGCGTCGTCCGGGCATTACAGAATCGCTTGGTTGATCCCCCTACTCCACAGGAGAGAGTTTTTTTATTCGAAACCTTTTTCTATAATGAATTAAAGCGTATGCGGGATTACCATGAAAAACCTTATGAGCTTTCGTTTTGGCGAGAGGGAAAAAATGAGGTTGATATACTCGTCAAGGGTTCTCGCGGGCCGATTATGGCTTTTGAGTGTAAAACATCAACGGACACAATGTCAGACGCTACGCGAATAGCTTTTCGTAGACGTTTTCCTAAGTTGCCATTGTTCGTTGTGTCTTTAAAAGATACTCATTCACGCAAGCTTGACAATGGTGTTGTTGTCCTTCCTTGGCGTCAAGCTTTGGATACCCTCCTTGAGTAA
- a CDS encoding C1 family peptidase, whose product MTYSLGCKKDPKDARDIPMGMILPDIKVSLRVDYTSAMTPVRDQKDEGTCVAFASVVGVKEYEDKKEYRKLIELSPRYIYSLCKKFDGAPDEEGTYPRVAMKMLLKYGVCPEIFWPYFPHQSDKPKKGASLSAKKYRIKAYARIKDTIEMKQSLMVNGPFLAGVEVYKGWFNRKAEETGLIPLPKHDEKAVGGHAICIVGYDEAKKLFKFKNSWSAKWADKGYGYLPYAYLEKYCADAWSATDLIENPKELVKIREALLRRFT is encoded by the coding sequence ATGACCTATTCACTTGGTTGTAAAAAAGACCCTAAAGACGCCCGTGATATTCCCATGGGAATGATTTTGCCGGATATCAAGGTTTCTTTGCGCGTGGATTATACTTCGGCAATGACTCCGGTGCGCGACCAAAAGGATGAAGGCACCTGCGTGGCGTTTGCTTCGGTTGTGGGAGTTAAGGAATATGAAGATAAAAAGGAATACCGCAAGTTAATTGAATTGTCCCCGCGGTATATTTATTCGCTTTGCAAGAAATTTGACGGCGCGCCTGATGAAGAGGGGACATACCCAAGGGTGGCGATGAAGATGCTCTTAAAATACGGCGTCTGCCCGGAAATTTTTTGGCCGTATTTCCCGCATCAGTCTGATAAGCCCAAGAAAGGGGCTTCTTTATCCGCCAAGAAATACCGCATTAAGGCCTACGCGCGAATAAAGGATACCATTGAAATGAAGCAGAGTTTAATGGTTAACGGCCCATTTTTGGCAGGAGTAGAAGTGTATAAGGGGTGGTTTAACAGGAAAGCAGAAGAAACCGGTTTAATTCCACTGCCTAAGCACGATGAAAAGGCGGTTGGGGGACACGCGATTTGTATTGTTGGTTACGATGAAGCTAAAAAGCTTTTTAAATTCAAGAATTCCTGGAGCGCTAAATGGGCGGATAAAGGCTATGGGTATCTGCCTTACGCGTATTTGGAGAAATATTGTGCAGACGCCTGGAGCGCCACGGATTTAATAGAAAATCCGAAAGAGTTGGTTAAGATCAGAGAAGCCCTGTTGCGGCGATTTACTTGA
- a CDS encoding ATP-binding protein has translation MLKRYLEDCIFEDLKDKMVFISGPRQVGKATLAKQVGDGFFKGKYEYLNWDNRDDKKTILRGAYPAGMRLFIFDEIHKYRNWKNYLKGEHDKYKEKFHILVTGSARLDIYKKGGDSLLGRYHSYRLHPLSLGELSGGDKKYIPFKEIDFQRYNDSHAEIFKKLLKFGGFPEVFIKQDERQLRRWHNERIDRLVKEDIRDVESIRDISAMDILTEILPGKAGSLFSLNSLREDLNVTHKTIASWVDILEKFYYHFRVYPFRSAVIRSLRKEPKLYLWDWSQIEDEGVRFENMAALHLLKFCHFLFDVEGYKAQLYYLRDKEQREVDFLVSVEGKPWFCVEVKSSFKGNISTPLAYFSKKLKIPFSYQVVKQEGIDLIKDGIRVISADKFLASLV, from the coding sequence GTGCTTAAAAGATACTTGGAAGACTGTATTTTTGAGGATTTGAAGGATAAGATGGTTTTTATCTCCGGCCCGCGGCAGGTAGGTAAAGCCACGCTCGCCAAGCAGGTTGGTGATGGTTTTTTTAAAGGTAAGTATGAATATTTAAATTGGGATAACAGGGATGATAAAAAGACTATTCTCCGTGGTGCATATCCTGCGGGGATGCGGCTTTTTATCTTTGATGAAATCCATAAATACAGAAACTGGAAAAATTATTTAAAAGGTGAACACGATAAATATAAAGAAAAGTTCCATATTCTTGTAACCGGCAGCGCCAGGCTTGATATCTATAAGAAAGGCGGGGATTCGTTGCTTGGCCGGTATCATTCTTATAGATTGCATCCATTATCCCTTGGGGAATTATCCGGCGGGGATAAGAAGTATATTCCTTTTAAGGAGATTGATTTTCAGCGGTATAACGACAGCCATGCGGAAATATTTAAGAAATTGCTTAAATTCGGCGGTTTCCCAGAGGTATTCATTAAACAGGATGAGAGGCAACTACGCCGGTGGCATAATGAGAGGATAGATAGACTAGTCAAGGAAGACATCCGCGATGTGGAAAGTATCAGGGACATCTCCGCAATGGACATTCTAACGGAAATTCTGCCCGGGAAGGCAGGTTCTTTGTTTTCCTTAAATTCACTGCGCGAGGACTTAAACGTTACCCACAAGACTATAGCCTCTTGGGTTGATATCCTTGAAAAGTTCTATTATCATTTCAGGGTATATCCTTTCCGCAGTGCCGTGATAAGATCTCTTAGGAAAGAGCCTAAACTGTATCTTTGGGATTGGTCCCAGATTGAAGATGAAGGCGTCAGATTTGAAAATATGGCTGCTTTACACCTGTTAAAGTTTTGCCATTTTCTTTTTGACGTTGAAGGCTATAAAGCCCAGCTTTATTATTTGCGCGATAAAGAACAGCGGGAAGTGGATTTTCTGGTGAGCGTTGAAGGAAAGCCGTGGTTTTGCGTTGAAGTAAAATCTTCGTTTAAGGGCAATATTTCAACTCCGTTGGCATACTTTAGCAAAAAACTCAAAATCCCGTTTAGCTATCAGGTCGTAAAGCAAGAAGGAATTGACCTTATAAAAGACGGCATTCGAGTGATCAGCGCGGATAAATTTCTTGCTTCGTTGGTTTAA